A stretch of the Aphis gossypii isolate Hap1 chromosome 2, ASM2018417v2, whole genome shotgun sequence genome encodes the following:
- the LOC114122754 gene encoding eclosion hormone-like: protein MNTSSKKIAFLAAALLLIAIIGYTAADMANVAICIRNCAQCKKMLGDYFEGSLCADTCVKFKGKMIPDCENIESISPFLNKLE, encoded by the coding sequence atgAACACTTCGTCCAAGAAAATCGCCTTCCTGGCCGCCGCACTGTTATTAATCGCGATCATCGGTTACACGGCTGCGGACATGGCGAACGTGGCGATATGCATCAGAAACTGCGCGCAATGTAAGAAGATGTTGGGCGACTATTTCGAGGGGTCGCTGTGTGCGGACACCTGCGTCAAGTTCAAAGGCAAGATGATACCGGATTGTGAAAATATCGAATCCATTTCACCGTTCCTCAACAAGCTCGAGTGA
- the LOC114122768 gene encoding uncharacterized protein LOC114122768 codes for MNTIQGEYTSNVDVLNVQKTVQKYTENHENSNEYTEKPINILSSDHESKTLESIENQLEELKIKNEHITDKGQTIGDSNKLSNNQIITTMKAEINEIQDEIENGYFNAIVDKMVKIDKHVDQFIAVVNDLKLVIEDSYENKEIISEIMEVSEYLRAQYAIQVTENQRNFTEQISKHVRKIDQLKAFADIKIKEVNTLEKRFDDQKLCIDFYEKLIENITHKVKQLKNENDQLVVPNDDQTNFSLLLRKKLVEMDELLETKNGVCNEFEGHIKNLVEEKDLFAD; via the exons atgaatactataCAAGGTGAATATACTTCAAATGTAGATGTGTTGAATGTCCAAAAAACTGTTCAGAAATACACagaaaatcatgaaaattcaAACGAGTACACTGAAAAACccataa ATATATTATCATCTGACCACGAGAGTAAGACACTAGAATCAATTGAAAATCAGTTAGAGGAATTAAAG ATAAAAAATGAGCATATCACTGATAAGGGTCAGACGATTGGCGATAGTAATAAGTTAAGCAATAATCAGATAATAACGACCATGAAAGCTGAAATAAATGA GATTCAAGACGAAATTGAAAATGGTTATTTTAACGCCATCGTagataaaatggtaaaaatcgATAAACACGTTGACCAGTTTATAGCAGTAGTAAACGATTTGAAACTCGTGATTGAAGACTcatatgaaaataaagaaataatttctgaaataatGGAAGTTTCAGAATATTTGAGGGCCCAGTATGCTATACAGGTAACGGAAAACCAAAGAAATTTTACCGAACAGATAAGTAAACATGTGAGAAAAATCGATCAGTTAAAAGCGTTCGcagacattaaaattaaagaagtaAATACGCTAGAAAAACGGTTTGACGATCAAAAACTTTGCATagatttttacgaaaaattgATTGAAAACATCACTCATaag GTAAAACAATTGAAGAATGAAAATGATCAATTAGTAGTACCAAACGACGACCAAACAAATTTCTCTTTGCTATTAAGA aaaaaattggtAGAAATGGACGAGTTATTGGAAACGAAAAATGGCGTATGTAATGAATTCGAAGgacatataaaaaatcttgTCGAAGAAAAAGATTTATTTgctgattaa